The nucleotide window AGCTCATTTTCATCACTCGTGGTCGAACCTGTCGCCGCATTTTGTGCATTCAACCCCGGCAGTCCTGCAACCAGCGTCATTGTGCAGCTCAGAAGCAGCGCCACCACCGTGCCGATAATGCCCCCCCATAAAGTGGCATCGACGCCACCCGGCGGAATCATCTGTGCAATGGTAAAGATGTTGGCAAATCCGAAGGAGTACACGTGGGTATTACTGAAGCCTACAATGGCTCCCCCTACCGCCCCCGCGATGCAACCAAAGATAAACGGACGTCTGAGTGGCAGGTTTACGCCGTACACTGCAGGTTCAGTAATACCGAAAATACCGGCCGTCACGGAGGAGCCAGCCAGCATTTTCTGCCGGGCATCACGGCTACGCAGGAAGATCCCTAGCGCTGCGCCGACCTGACCCATCACGGCTGGCAGCAGCATGGGCAGCATCGTGTCATGGCCCAACACAGCCAGGTTGTTGATCATCAGCGGGACCAGACCCCAGTGCAGGCCGAAGATTACGCACACTTGCCACAGTGCGCCGATTGCCGCACCTGCCAGCCAAGGGGCAAGGACATAAATCCACTGGTAGCCATTAGCGAGGAACTGACTAATCCAGGTAGCCAGCGGGCCAATAATCAGGAAGGTCAGCGGTACCGTAACCACTAAGCAGATCAGTGGCGCAAAAAAGTTCTTCATGGACGATGGCAGCAGTACTGAACTCTTTTTCTCCAGCCAGCAACTCACCCACGATGCGAGAATAATCGGGATCACTGACGCGCTGTAGTTGAACCAGGTTACCGGAATGCCAAGGAAGGTTTCCGTGATAGCGCCAACTTGTTGACTGGCTGTAAACGCATCAATCATCAGCGGATGGGTCAGCGCGCCGCCGATTACCATCGTAATAAACGGATTACCACCGAACTTCTTCCCGGCGGTGTAACCCAACACAAGTGGGAAGAAGAAAAACAGCGCATCACTGGCAGCAAACCAGATTTTATAGGTAGCGCTATCGGTGGTTAACCATCCGCAAACAACTGCCAGGGCCAGCATTCCTTTGAGAATACCGGAGGCCGCCAGCACGCCGATAAAGGGCGTAAAAATCCCAGATACAATGTCAATCACATGCCCCAGCATGCTACTTTTATTACCTTTTTTCTCCCTCGCTGCAGGGGCATCATCCATCAGACCGGCTTCAACACACACAGCCTGCCAGACATCACCCACATCATTCCCGATGACGACCTGAAACTGACCGCCACTTTCGACGACCATAATCACACCCGGGCATTGCTTTAGCACTTGAGCATTAGCTTTTTGGTTATCATTTAATTTGAAGCGAAGTCGGGTGGCGCAATGCACCAGACTGTTAATGTTCTCTTTACCACCGACGTGGTCGATGATTTTTTTCGCCAGCGCTTGATGTTTCATATGATGTTCCTTACGTCCGGTGTCCGTAGTCACCGACTGACTGAGTAGAAAAATAAAAAAAAAAACCCAAGAACGTTCCACATTCAGCGAACGCGCTCAGGTTTTGCCTGCATAGTGCAGTAACAATCCCATTCTGTTATTTGCCAGTAATAAAACAGCATGACGACTCTGGCTGTACTGGATGTTTATGTATTAGAACGTCACCACCGTTTTCAGCTCTGTAACCCAGGCATCCTGGGTCTCTGAAACGCCACCAGGGTTATGCCAGTACTGAATACCCGGCTGCAGTTCGATCCACGAAACCGGACGGAAGCGATAATAGATCTCAGCATTCATAGAGTGGCCGGGTACAGGGCGATAACCCAGATTGTTGTAGTCAGAAATGCCGCTGATGCTATTCATATACCGCTGATTATGCGCAAACTCGTTGCTCGCATTGAACCAGGTTGCACCAATACCGATGGTGTCGTTCGGACGAGCATCGAACAGTCCACGGTAGCGGAACGTGGAAGCCAGCACGGAATGGATAACGTTCGTACTTTGGTCTGCAAGGCTGAAGCTCAGTGAGGTGCTCAAGCCACGATTTGGATCACCTTCATGCTGTGTCAATTGCTGGTTAAAACCGGTATACATAAACCAGGTATCACTATGTTTCGTATAACCATTCGGATCGGTAGCACCGGCACCACCAGATTTCCCTCGATAGAGATCGGTTTGCGGCGCATTGGTGTAAAGCACACCGAAGTTGTAAATCCCCGGTAATCCATTGATGATAGGACGGGTTTCAATTTCTAGTGGCAGCAATACGCCTTTACTGCCTTTCGTCGACCAACTCCATGCATGACTGCGGCTGGTTGCATCCGGGTTTTGCTCCATCACCCCACCTTTTAAGGTCACGGTTGGCGTAATTTTGTACTCCAGCGTGGTGCCCCAGGTATGCATGTTCCAGTTGCTCCAGGTCAGTGAGTAAGCAGACTTACCGCCGCACTGAGAGAGTAGTTGGGAATCACAAGGGATGATTTGGTCGAATGTCTGGACTTTGTTCATCATGCCGACACGCCAGGTCAAGCGACGATCATCAAAGCTCCGAGCAAAAGTCAACCAGCCCAGACGAGTAATGGACCCCCCACCCCAGCTCTCCTGGGTCAGATCGTTAAACGGAACGCGCGGATCCTGGACACGTTTGGTCGTCAGGTTGTCATCATGGTTACGGTTAACAATATTCCCTTCAATACGAGCATCAGGGATCCCGGTCCAGCGTTCTAGATCCTGATTGAAGGTCAGCGCGAACTGATCAATATAGGCCACGTGTGAATCATGGTTGTACCCGCCTCCACCGTTCCAGGCGATTTCGTTCAGATATCCCAGATTGTAGGTAAAGCCATTGTCGTTGAGGATCTTACGAATGCCGAGCATGTCGCCCAATACAGGGGCAGGTGGAGCTTCAAAACCCAGTACCGTCCCGTTCCAATCTTGTGCCGTTGTGAATGGCGATACCGTCAATAAGGCAAGTGCGTAGAGCTTATAATGTATTTTTTTATATGCCATAATGAGACCTATTTATTTATTCAATGCGTAACCGATGGCAGGAAATTTATATATTTCCCGTTATCATTTTATTTCAGATAATAGCTACCCCTGCGGTC belongs to Enterobacter cloacae and includes:
- a CDS encoding PTS beta-glucoside transporter subunit EIIBCA, whose product is MKHQALAKKIIDHVGGKENINSLVHCATRLRFKLNDNQKANAQVLKQCPGVIMVVESGGQFQVVIGNDVGDVWQAVCVEAGLMDDAPAAREKKGNKSSMLGHVIDIVSGIFTPFIGVLAASGILKGMLALAVVCGWLTTDSATYKIWFAASDALFFFFPLVLGYTAGKKFGGNPFITMVIGGALTHPLMIDAFTASQQVGAITETFLGIPVTWFNYSASVIPIILASWVSCWLEKKSSVLLPSSMKNFFAPLICLVVTVPLTFLIIGPLATWISQFLANGYQWIYVLAPWLAGAAIGALWQVCVIFGLHWGLVPLMINNLAVLGHDTMLPMLLPAVMGQVGAALGIFLRSRDARQKMLAGSSVTAGIFGITEPAVYGVNLPLRRPFIFGCIAGAVGGAIVGFSNTHVYSFGFANIFTIAQMIPPGGVDATLWGGIIGTVVALLLSCTMTLVAGLPGLNAQNAATGSTTSDENELKQHP
- a CDS encoding porin, with translation MAYKKIHYKLYALALLTVSPFTTAQDWNGTVLGFEAPPAPVLGDMLGIRKILNDNGFTYNLGYLNEIAWNGGGGYNHDSHVAYIDQFALTFNQDLERWTGIPDARIEGNIVNRNHDDNLTTKRVQDPRVPFNDLTQESWGGGSITRLGWLTFARSFDDRRLTWRVGMMNKVQTFDQIIPCDSQLLSQCGGKSAYSLTWSNWNMHTWGTTLEYKITPTVTLKGGVMEQNPDATSRSHAWSWSTKGSKGVLLPLEIETRPIINGLPGIYNFGVLYTNAPQTDLYRGKSGGAGATDPNGYTKHSDTWFMYTGFNQQLTQHEGDPNRGLSTSLSFSLADQSTNVIHSVLASTFRYRGLFDARPNDTIGIGATWFNASNEFAHNQRYMNSISGISDYNNLGYRPVPGHSMNAEIYYRFRPVSWIELQPGIQYWHNPGGVSETQDAWVTELKTVVTF